One Obesumbacterium proteus DNA window includes the following coding sequences:
- the zapG gene encoding Z-ring associated protein ZapG yields MTWEYALIGLVVGIVIGAVAMRFGNRKLRQQQVLQNELEKSKNELEQYRQELVSHFAHSAELLDNMASDYRQLYQHMAKSSNNLLPDMPPQDNPFRYRLTEADNDQAPVEFPPRDYSDGASGLLRAERRDK; encoded by the coding sequence ATGACCTGGGAGTATGCGCTTATTGGTTTAGTCGTCGGTATCGTGATTGGTGCGGTAGCGATGCGTTTCGGCAACCGAAAACTTCGCCAGCAGCAGGTGCTGCAAAACGAGCTCGAAAAAAGTAAAAACGAGTTGGAGCAATATCGCCAAGAACTGGTGAGCCACTTTGCTCACAGCGCCGAGTTGCTCGATAACATGGCGAGCGACTATCGCCAGCTTTATCAACACATGGCGAAAAGCTCAAACAACCTGCTGCCAGATATGCCGCCGCAGGATAATCCTTTCCGTTACCGTTTGACCGAAGCGGACAACGATCAGGCACCCGTTGAGTTCCCACCACGTGATTACTCCGATGGTGCATCTGGATTACTGCGCGCCGAACGTCGCGATAAATAA
- the zapE gene encoding cell division protein ZapE: MPSNRTTSVLTPTMLYQQALDAGDYQPDAVQRQTVEALTAIQQALIERERAMPVAESRGLRGRLQSLWGKSAAKSQEPVQGLYMWGGVGRGKTWLMDLFFHSIPSERKLRLHFHRFMLRVQEELVALQGQENPLEIIADGFKNEADVLCFDEFFVSDITDAMLLGTLLQALFARGITLVSTSNIPPDNLYHNGLQRARFLPAIDLIKRYCTVMNVDAGIDYRLRTLTQAGLYFTPITAETRQSMDEMFAKLAGSVGEINPVLDINHRPLPALCSSGGVLAVEFSVLCEEARSQLDYIALSRRYHTVFLHHVKKMDTLNENTARRFLALVDEFYERHVKLIISAELSMFEIYQGDHLKFEYQRCLSRLQEMQSEDYLRLEHLP, translated from the coding sequence ATGCCATCAAATCGCACAACGTCCGTATTGACGCCAACTATGCTCTATCAGCAGGCGCTCGATGCCGGAGACTACCAACCTGACGCCGTTCAGCGGCAAACCGTCGAGGCTCTAACCGCCATTCAGCAAGCGCTTATCGAGAGAGAACGGGCTATGCCCGTCGCCGAAAGTCGAGGGTTGCGGGGGCGCTTGCAGAGCCTGTGGGGAAAATCTGCCGCAAAGTCGCAGGAACCGGTGCAAGGTCTGTATATGTGGGGCGGCGTAGGGCGCGGCAAAACATGGCTAATGGATCTGTTTTTCCACAGCATTCCCAGCGAGCGGAAGCTGCGTTTGCATTTCCACCGCTTTATGCTGCGGGTACAAGAAGAGCTGGTTGCGCTGCAGGGGCAAGAAAACCCATTAGAAATCATTGCCGATGGTTTTAAAAATGAAGCGGATGTACTGTGTTTTGATGAGTTTTTTGTGTCGGATATCACGGATGCCATGCTGTTAGGCACGCTGTTGCAGGCTCTCTTCGCCCGAGGCATTACGCTGGTTTCTACCTCAAATATTCCTCCTGATAATCTTTATCATAATGGCTTGCAGCGCGCTCGCTTTCTCCCCGCTATTGACCTGATTAAGCGCTATTGCACCGTAATGAACGTGGATGCGGGGATCGATTATCGTCTGCGCACGTTGACGCAGGCTGGTCTGTATTTCACGCCGATTACTGCCGAGACGCGGCAGAGCATGGATGAAATGTTTGCCAAGTTAGCGGGCAGCGTGGGGGAGATTAACCCGGTGTTAGACATTAACCATCGACCACTGCCTGCGCTGTGTAGCTCGGGAGGCGTATTAGCCGTCGAGTTCTCGGTTCTGTGCGAGGAGGCGCGTAGCCAGCTTGATTACATTGCGCTTTCGCGCCGCTACCACACGGTCTTTCTGCATCACGTCAAGAAGATGGATACGCTGAATGAAAATACTGCGCGCCGCTTCCTTGCCTTAGTGGATGAGTTTTATGAGCGCCATGTAAAACTGATCATCAGCGCAGAGCTGTCGATGTTCGAAATTTATCAGGGTGACCATTTGAAGTTTGAATATCAGCGCTGCTTGTCTCGTTTGCAGGAGATGCAAAGCGAAGATTATTTGCGTCTGGAGCACTTGCCGTAA
- the rplM gene encoding 50S ribosomal protein L13, translating into MKTFTAKPETVKRDWYVVDADGKTLGRLATELARRLRGKHKAEYTPHVDTGDYIIVLNAEKVAVTGNKRSDKIYYHHTGHIGGIKQATFEEMIARHPERVIEIAVKGMLPKGPLGRAMYRKLKVYAGNEHNHAAQQPQVLDI; encoded by the coding sequence ATGAAAACTTTTACAGCTAAGCCAGAAACCGTAAAACGTGACTGGTACGTAGTTGATGCAGACGGCAAGACTCTGGGCCGTTTGGCTACTGAACTGGCTCGTCGCCTGCGTGGCAAGCATAAAGCGGAATACACTCCGCACGTTGATACTGGTGATTACATCATCGTTCTGAACGCAGAAAAAGTTGCTGTAACCGGCAACAAGCGTTCTGACAAGATCTATTACCATCACACCGGCCACATCGGTGGTATCAAACAAGCGACCTTTGAAGAGATGATTGCTCGCCACCCTGAGCGTGTCATTGAGATCGCGGTTAAAGGCATGCTGCCGAAGGGCCCGCTGGGTCGTGCTATGTACCGTAAACTGAAAGTTTACGCTGGTAACGAGCACAATCACGCGGCACAGCAACCGCAAGTTCTTGACATTTAA
- the rpsI gene encoding 30S ribosomal protein S9 yields MAETQYYGTGRRKSSAARVFIKPGSGKIVINQRSLEQYFGRETARMVVRQPLELVDMVEKFDLYITVKGGGTSGQAGAIRHGITRALMEYDESLRGELRKAGFVTRDAREVERKKVGLRKARRRPQFSKR; encoded by the coding sequence ATGGCTGAAACTCAATACTACGGCACTGGTCGCCGCAAAAGCTCCGCCGCTCGCGTGTTTATCAAACCGGGCAGTGGTAAAATCGTAATCAACCAACGTTCTCTGGAACAGTACTTCGGTCGTGAAACTGCCCGCATGGTAGTTCGTCAGCCGTTGGAATTGGTTGATATGGTTGAGAAATTCGATCTGTACATCACCGTTAAAGGTGGTGGTACTTCTGGTCAGGCTGGTGCGATCCGTCATGGTATCACCCGCGCTCTGATGGAGTACGACGAGTCCCTGCGTGGCGAACTGCGTAAAGCTGGCTTCGTTACTCGTGATGCTCGTGAAGTTGAACGTAAGAAAGTCGGTCTGCGTAAAGCACGTCGTCGTCCTCAGTTCTCCAAACGTTAA